One window from the genome of Rhodopseudomonas sp. P2A-2r encodes:
- a CDS encoding beta-ketoacyl-ACP synthase: MNLRTHPAAPRATSLYLDSGGRPIVVVTGMGVVTSLGQGKAENWAKLTTGVSGISTIRRFATHGLKTRIAGCIDFVKVEPFSSTTLAERLADIAIEEAIGESAIGRKGDFPGPLFLGLAPVEVEWPQREEIALASGETGTIDYDILLRTSASGRFAHVHARYLFGSVADHVCETFGTKGSPISVSTACASGATAIQLGVEAIRCGETNAALCIATDGSVNAEALVRFSLLSALSTHNDDPCGASRPFSKDREGFVMAEGAGALVLESLEAARARGARILGVIAGCGELADTFHRTRPKPDGKPIADCIRKALIDADLTIDQIDYINAHGTSTVENDKMEYLGTAAVFGDRIRKIPVSSNKSMIGHTLSAAGIIEAIFTLLTLEHQRIPPTINYDAPDPGILFDVVPNKARDARLTTGMSNSFGFGGQNVSLIMRRDLN, from the coding sequence ATGAACCTGCGCACACATCCTGCGGCGCCCCGCGCCACTTCCCTTTACCTCGATAGCGGCGGACGGCCGATCGTCGTCGTCACCGGCATGGGCGTCGTTACCTCGCTCGGCCAAGGCAAAGCGGAGAATTGGGCCAAGCTGACGACCGGAGTGTCCGGCATCAGCACCATCCGGCGCTTTGCCACACATGGCCTGAAGACCCGCATCGCCGGCTGCATCGACTTCGTGAAAGTCGAACCGTTCTCGTCGACAACCCTGGCCGAACGCCTAGCCGATATCGCGATCGAAGAGGCGATCGGCGAATCGGCGATTGGAAGAAAAGGAGACTTCCCGGGCCCCCTGTTCCTCGGATTGGCGCCGGTCGAGGTTGAATGGCCGCAACGCGAAGAAATAGCCCTGGCCTCGGGAGAAACCGGGACGATAGACTACGATATATTGCTTCGAACAAGCGCCAGCGGTCGTTTCGCCCATGTCCATGCGCGCTATCTTTTCGGTTCGGTTGCCGACCATGTCTGCGAGACGTTCGGCACAAAAGGATCGCCCATCTCAGTCTCGACGGCCTGCGCGTCCGGGGCGACGGCAATCCAGCTTGGCGTCGAGGCGATCAGGTGTGGCGAGACCAATGCCGCGCTGTGCATAGCCACTGACGGCTCGGTCAACGCCGAGGCCCTGGTACGTTTTTCCCTGCTGTCCGCGCTGTCGACACATAACGATGATCCCTGCGGTGCATCGAGGCCCTTCTCGAAAGACCGCGAAGGCTTCGTAATGGCAGAGGGTGCGGGTGCACTCGTTCTCGAAAGCCTTGAGGCCGCAAGGGCCCGCGGAGCCCGAATTTTGGGAGTGATCGCCGGTTGCGGCGAGTTGGCGGACACATTTCATCGTACCCGTCCGAAACCGGACGGCAAACCGATCGCGGATTGCATCCGCAAAGCGCTCATCGACGCGGACCTGACCATCGACCAGATCGACTATATCAACGCCCATGGCACCAGCACCGTTGAAAATGATAAGATGGAATATCTTGGCACTGCCGCAGTGTTCGGCGACCGTATCCGCAAGATCCCTGTTTCCTCCAATAAATCCATGATCGGCCACACGCTTTCTGCTGCCGGCATCATCGAGGCGATATTTACGCTGTTGACGTTGGAACACCAGCGGATCCCGCCCACCATCAACTATGATGCCCCCGACCCCGGAATTCTATTCGACGTCGTGCCCAACAAAGCGCGAGACGCGCGGCTTACGACAGGCATGTCGAATTCATTCGGCTTCGGCGGCCAGAATGTGTCGCTGATCATGAGACGGGATCTAAACTGA
- a CDS encoding beta-ketoacyl-ACP synthase, with the protein MKKSTPERRETWITGIGIVSSLGDGLEATWRALQTGHINVDETTFAPWMVHPLVPLALDAQIPKKGDQRQMQAWQRIGTYAAGLALDSAGIKDNSEILARTDMIVAAGGGERDLAVDSAILTARGGGNSGPEMLNERLMNDLRPTLFLAQLSNLLAGNISVVHGVSGSSRTFMGEEAAGVDAVRIAWAKIAAGQSEIALVGAAQNAERKEMLMLYECGGFNLKEKMSPVWSRNGGGFALGSGGVFLVLESRSHAESRGAVPFARLVNVVSAHSSRSAAGGVEAVLGGLWEALEIEEEPSAIVTAASGASPAAAEESAFLSDHADTPVRAVGTSFGHLVEAQFPLAMAMAALSISRGELFPSNDPSGFEVETKEKPSRVVAIGVGHWRGEGMALLEAIA; encoded by the coding sequence ATGAAGAAGTCCACCCCGGAGCGCCGCGAGACTTGGATCACCGGCATTGGAATCGTCTCGTCCCTCGGAGACGGGCTGGAAGCGACTTGGCGCGCGCTCCAAACGGGCCACATCAATGTGGATGAAACAACATTTGCTCCCTGGATGGTACATCCTTTGGTTCCGCTCGCACTTGATGCTCAGATCCCCAAAAAGGGCGACCAGCGCCAGATGCAGGCGTGGCAGCGCATCGGCACCTATGCGGCGGGCCTTGCCCTGGATTCCGCAGGCATCAAGGACAACAGCGAGATATTGGCGCGGACGGACATGATCGTCGCGGCCGGCGGCGGTGAACGCGACCTGGCGGTCGACAGCGCTATTCTGACAGCGCGCGGCGGCGGGAATTCCGGGCCTGAAATGCTTAACGAACGGCTTATGAATGACCTGCGTCCGACGCTATTTCTCGCGCAGCTTTCCAATCTGCTGGCAGGCAACATTTCCGTCGTCCACGGCGTATCGGGCTCGTCGCGGACGTTCATGGGCGAGGAAGCCGCCGGTGTAGACGCCGTCCGAATCGCATGGGCAAAGATAGCGGCCGGCCAAAGCGAGATCGCGCTTGTCGGCGCGGCTCAGAACGCCGAGCGCAAAGAAATGCTGATGCTGTACGAATGCGGGGGCTTCAATCTCAAGGAAAAGATGTCTCCCGTCTGGTCCCGCAACGGTGGTGGATTCGCTCTCGGGTCCGGCGGAGTATTTCTCGTGCTCGAATCCAGATCCCATGCCGAGTCCCGCGGCGCGGTGCCGTTTGCGCGGCTCGTCAACGTCGTTTCCGCGCACTCCTCTCGCTCTGCGGCTGGCGGGGTGGAAGCCGTTCTAGGAGGCCTGTGGGAGGCTTTGGAAATCGAGGAAGAGCCATCGGCGATCGTCACCGCGGCCTCTGGTGCGTCCCCTGCGGCCGCTGAAGAAAGTGCCTTCCTTTCGGACCATGCCGATACTCCGGTTCGCGCAGTCGGAACTTCCTTCGGACATCTGGTGGAAGCTCAATTTCCGCTGGCGATGGCGATGGCGGCGCTGAGCATATCGCGCGGCGAATTATTTCCTTCGAACGACCCGTCCGGTTTTGAGGTCGAGACGAAAGAAAAGCCGTCTCGAGTCGTGGCCATCGGCGTCGGCCATTGGCGCGGCGAAGGTATGGCGCTCCTCGAGGCCATCGCTTGA
- a CDS encoding class I SAM-dependent methyltransferase translates to MGRNGEIEIAEYSSDGTRVYFEEGVRQSQATPDGESIFTYVKLMEELLRTSNNILVLGCGGGNLATKLAGLGKQLTIVDNNPISFVIAQQFFKLPEDLPCMVSDFRKYVFEDRTQYDGIAIDVGGPGFRFNEEFDAETCDAIRARLATGGRIVMNVTASNDIDPIPDRIAARLAGDSLHAWIVDEQGIEDRNAVIVCVPEKQITRRVSLRDAMRNNHEEWSLRRGRLRSRDVACGARR, encoded by the coding sequence TTGGGGCGAAACGGAGAGATCGAGATCGCCGAGTATTCGTCGGACGGCACGCGTGTGTATTTCGAAGAAGGGGTCCGGCAAAGCCAAGCGACGCCCGACGGCGAAAGCATCTTTACCTACGTGAAGCTGATGGAAGAGTTGCTGCGAACGTCGAATAACATTCTTGTCCTGGGGTGCGGCGGCGGAAACCTTGCCACCAAACTGGCCGGGCTCGGGAAACAACTGACGATCGTCGACAACAATCCAATCAGCTTCGTGATCGCGCAACAGTTTTTCAAGCTACCCGAAGATCTGCCTTGCATGGTCTCCGACTTCCGAAAGTACGTTTTCGAGGATCGCACGCAGTATGACGGCATCGCAATCGACGTGGGCGGCCCGGGCTTCCGTTTCAACGAGGAGTTTGATGCTGAGACTTGCGACGCGATCCGCGCCCGACTGGCCACCGGCGGGCGGATCGTGATGAACGTCACGGCCTCGAACGACATCGACCCTATCCCGGACCGGATCGCCGCGCGCCTGGCTGGTGACAGCCTGCATGCATGGATCGTCGACGAGCAAGGGATTGAAGATCGTAATGCAGTTATCGTCTGCGTTCCGGAGAAGCAGATAACTAGGCGTGTTTCCCTCAGGGACGCTATGCGCAACAACCATGAAGAGTGGTCGCTGCGCCGAGGAAGACTGCGCAGCCGCGATGTTGCCTGTGGCGCGCGCAGATGA
- a CDS encoding helix-turn-helix domain-containing protein, with amino-acid sequence MITANQLRAARALLNIDQRQTAELADLSVPTIQRMEASDGVIRGNVDSLMKLVSALESAGVELINPDSTSSATGRGVRLREHITKPKMKNIKPPKPSTSRSLERAR; translated from the coding sequence ATGATTACCGCCAACCAACTCAGGGCCGCTCGCGCGTTGCTGAACATAGATCAGCGGCAAACGGCCGAACTGGCGGATCTTTCCGTGCCCACCATCCAGCGCATGGAGGCGAGCGACGGTGTTATTCGCGGCAACGTTGATTCCCTGATGAAGTTGGTCTCTGCGCTTGAAAGCGCCGGGGTCGAATTGATCAATCCCGACAGCACCAGTTCAGCCACAGGTCGGGGCGTCCGGCTAAGAGAGCATATCACGAAGCCGAAGATGAAGAACATCAAGCCGCCCAAGCCTTCAACTTCGCGAAGCCTGGAGCGCGCTCGATAG
- a CDS encoding SMP-30/gluconolactonase/LRE family protein — protein MTKTLKTSLLASGFWRLKAPRWHLGALWVSDTRAGKVFRIDLNGKVSVAADVPSRPSGLGFLPGGDLLVASMSQRKILNFGSGNQIVHADMSDHAAGFLRDLAVARDGNAYVTAFDAAAAGPDGFSSARVLLATTDGAVRSVAHGMAHPSGLAITSAHDLLVSETLGNRVLAFQIDGDGELLHRKVFANFERMSPLGICADSEGAVWAAAARQPLFVRILQGGRVTHRVHVPGRHAVACQLGGRDGRTLFCLTVAANVADYPDRQQTASVETALVDVPCAAVSIRLAETGFH, from the coding sequence ATGACGAAAACTCTGAAGACAAGCCTGCTGGCGAGCGGCTTCTGGCGCCTGAAGGCACCCAGATGGCACTTGGGCGCCTTGTGGGTATCCGATACCCGCGCCGGAAAGGTCTTCCGGATCGATCTTAACGGCAAGGTCTCGGTTGCCGCGGACGTGCCAAGTCGCCCGTCCGGCTTGGGGTTCTTGCCTGGCGGAGACCTGCTGGTCGCGTCGATGAGCCAGCGAAAGATCCTGAACTTCGGGTCCGGGAACCAGATCGTCCACGCTGACATGTCGGACCACGCAGCCGGATTCTTGCGCGACTTGGCGGTCGCGCGCGACGGAAACGCGTACGTGACTGCGTTCGACGCCGCCGCCGCCGGTCCCGACGGCTTCTCATCGGCTCGCGTGCTTCTGGCTACGACAGATGGTGCCGTTCGGTCGGTTGCACACGGGATGGCCCATCCGAGCGGATTGGCGATCACAAGCGCACATGACCTCCTTGTCTCGGAGACCCTCGGCAACCGCGTTCTCGCCTTTCAGATCGATGGCGATGGCGAATTGCTGCATAGAAAGGTCTTCGCGAATTTCGAGAGAATGAGCCCACTCGGCATCTGCGCGGATTCGGAGGGAGCTGTCTGGGCGGCGGCTGCGCGGCAGCCGCTTTTCGTGCGGATACTCCAAGGCGGGCGAGTCACCCATCGCGTCCACGTGCCAGGACGCCATGCGGTGGCCTGTCAGTTGGGTGGCCGCGACGGCCGGACGCTCTTCTGCCTGACGGTCGCCGCCAATGTGGCGGACTATCCCGACCGCCAGCAGACCGCGAGCGTCGAGACGGCCCTTGTCGACGTACCTTGCGCCGCGGTTTCCATTCGGCTCGCGGAAACTGGTTTCCATTAG
- a CDS encoding DUF983 domain-containing protein yields the protein MPSPYLAGLLCRCPRCGKGRLFSGYLTLKPQCDVCGLDFSFADSGDGPAIFVIMIAGAIVVGAALVTEVKYQPPYWLHAALWVPMILALTLWPLRVLKSLLIALQHNHRAMQGRLVPRIRD from the coding sequence ATGCCGTCACCATACCTGGCAGGCCTACTGTGCCGTTGTCCCCGATGCGGCAAGGGCAGGTTGTTCAGTGGATATCTGACCCTGAAACCTCAATGCGACGTGTGCGGCCTGGACTTCAGTTTCGCGGATTCGGGCGACGGGCCTGCTATATTTGTTATCATGATCGCAGGCGCAATCGTGGTCGGAGCGGCCTTGGTCACCGAGGTCAAATACCAGCCTCCATACTGGCTACACGCGGCGCTGTGGGTTCCGATGATTCTCGCGTTGACCCTCTGGCCGCTGAGGGTCCTGAAAAGCCTTCTCATCGCCCTGCAGCACAATCACAGGGCGATGCAAGGGCGGTTGGTTCCCAGGATCCGGGATTGA
- a CDS encoding IS5 family transposase has product MRGNFVDQGGLFSYISPDKRVPTNHPLRKIRELVRDVLGELSRSLAKLYASEGRPSIPPEQLLSALLLQVFYGIRSERQLMEQLNYNLLYRWFVGLSPDDPVWDPTTFTKNRDRLQNGEVFAKFMARLLNHSQVRPLLSNEHFSVDGTLIEAWASQKSFRPKDGSGDDDNGANFHGQKRKNDTHASTSDPDSRLYRKAAGREARLCYMGHATMENRHGLAVAGMVTHANGTAERRASETMLKARRKTARRRITAGEDKAYDTADHVAKLRAIDVTPHVTQNNAVTKAGKTRTSAIDDRTTRHPGYGMSQSRRAMIECIFGWGKQHGTMRKTKHRGIGRVAADFLLNLIAYNLIRIPKLLAA; this is encoded by the coding sequence ATGCGCGGCAATTTTGTGGATCAGGGCGGGTTGTTTTCGTACATTTCACCAGACAAGCGGGTGCCGACGAACCACCCTCTGAGGAAGATCCGCGAGCTTGTCCGGGATGTGCTGGGTGAGTTGAGCCGTAGCCTGGCGAAGCTTTACGCCAGCGAGGGACGTCCTTCGATTCCTCCCGAACAATTACTGAGCGCGCTGTTGCTGCAGGTGTTCTACGGCATCCGCTCGGAACGCCAGCTGATGGAGCAGCTGAACTATAATCTTTTATATCGCTGGTTCGTAGGGCTTTCACCGGACGATCCGGTCTGGGACCCGACCACCTTCACCAAGAACCGCGACAGGCTGCAGAACGGCGAGGTGTTTGCGAAGTTCATGGCCAGGCTCCTGAACCATTCCCAGGTCAGGCCGCTATTGTCGAACGAGCATTTTTCGGTGGACGGGACGCTGATCGAAGCCTGGGCTTCGCAGAAGAGCTTTCGTCCCAAGGACGGCAGTGGCGACGATGACAACGGCGCCAATTTCCATGGCCAGAAGCGCAAGAACGACACCCATGCCAGCACCAGCGATCCCGACAGCAGGCTCTACCGCAAGGCGGCCGGGCGCGAGGCCAGGCTTTGCTATATGGGCCACGCGACCATGGAGAACCGGCATGGCCTGGCAGTCGCCGGCATGGTTACGCACGCCAATGGCACGGCCGAGCGCCGCGCTTCGGAGACGATGTTGAAGGCTCGGCGCAAGACGGCCCGCCGCCGCATCACGGCCGGTGAGGACAAGGCCTACGACACCGCCGATCATGTGGCCAAGCTTCGCGCCATCGACGTGACGCCGCATGTGACGCAAAACAACGCCGTCACCAAAGCCGGCAAGACCCGCACCAGCGCCATCGACGATCGCACCACACGACATCCCGGCTATGGCATGTCGCAATCACGCCGAGCGATGATCGAGTGCATCTTCGGCTGGGGCAAACAACACGGCACCATGCGCAAGACCAAGCATCGCGGCATCGGTCGCGTCGCCGCCGACTTTCTCCTTAACCTGATCGCCTACAATCTGATCCGCATCCCCAAACTGCTCGCAGCATAG
- a CDS encoding N-acyl homoserine lactonase family protein codes for MTPLQPTYEIYAIRYATMTARTPQMNHLSPDPHETTAADLDYFVWLIRGKDRDILVDTGFNEAASKSRKRTLDMNPVDALARFGVQAENLRDVIITHLHYDHAGNLDRFPRATFHLQDREMSYATGRCMCSGVLRHPFSAEDVTLMVRHVYDERVIFHDGDGEVAPGVTLHRVGGHSDGLQVVRVATARGPVVLASDASHYFANMHRRSPFPIVYNIGDMHNGWTICERLAGHPDRIIPGHDPLVRKLYRRVEGEIDAYALHEEPSQSFMRPDAPDFPQTS; via the coding sequence ATGACGCCGCTACAGCCGACTTACGAAATCTATGCGATCCGCTACGCGACCATGACGGCCCGGACGCCGCAGATGAATCATTTGTCCCCGGACCCGCACGAGACGACAGCAGCCGATCTGGATTATTTCGTCTGGCTGATCCGCGGCAAGGATCGCGATATTCTTGTGGATACCGGCTTCAACGAGGCTGCGTCGAAGTCGCGCAAGCGGACACTCGACATGAATCCGGTGGACGCGCTGGCCCGGTTCGGCGTCCAGGCCGAGAATTTGCGCGACGTCATCATTACCCACCTGCACTATGATCACGCCGGAAATCTGGATCGTTTTCCCCGTGCAACGTTCCACCTGCAAGATCGGGAAATGAGCTATGCAACGGGCCGCTGCATGTGCAGCGGCGTGTTGCGACATCCCTTCTCCGCGGAGGACGTCACGCTGATGGTGCGGCATGTCTACGATGAGCGTGTCATCTTTCATGATGGCGACGGCGAGGTCGCACCCGGCGTCACGCTACATCGCGTCGGCGGACACTCCGATGGGCTGCAGGTGGTCCGCGTGGCGACAGCGCGCGGTCCCGTCGTATTGGCATCCGACGCCTCGCACTACTTCGCGAACATGCACCGCCGCAGCCCATTTCCGATCGTCTACAATATTGGCGACATGCATAACGGCTGGACGATCTGCGAGCGCCTGGCAGGCCACCCCGACCGCATCATTCCCGGCCACGATCCTCTCGTCAGGAAGCTCTACAGGCGAGTTGAAGGAGAGATCGATGCCTATGCATTGCACGAGGAGCCGTCACAGTCCTTCATGCGGCCGGACGCGCCGGATTTTCCCCAGACTTCGTAG
- a CDS encoding NAD-dependent succinate-semialdehyde dehydrogenase — MPYPEIEMYVDGGWRRASGTPIINPADESVLGTVPHASRNDLDDALDAATRGFAVWRKTAPNARAQIILRAAALIRTRVEEMATAMVLEQGKPLDQARLEVLRGCEIIEWDATEGMRIYGRVIPAGPQLQHTVYRQPIGPVAAFSPWNFPMSSPARKVAGALASGCSIILKASEETPAGALQLVRAFHDAGLPPGVLNLVFGDPAEISSYLVPHPAIRLITFTGSVPIGKHLAAMAGQHMKPAIMELGGHGPVIVCDDADPVTTAKASVITKSRNAGQVCVAPTRFFVHEKHYESFAQTFAEGAASLKMGNGMDPSTQLGPLANPRRIAAMEHLVADARQRGARVLAGGERVGNRGYFYPLTVLADVPDDALAMTNEPFGPLALINPVRDLDEAIAKANALPFGLAAYAFTTSASNVQRLSEDVETGNLTINHFVASTAETPFGGVKDSGYGREGGIEGLGCYTVTKNVSHKFA; from the coding sequence ATGCCCTATCCAGAGATCGAGATGTATGTGGACGGAGGTTGGCGCCGTGCATCCGGCACGCCCATCATCAATCCCGCCGACGAAAGCGTGCTTGGCACCGTGCCGCATGCGAGCCGGAACGATCTGGACGATGCGCTCGACGCCGCCACTCGTGGATTTGCGGTATGGCGCAAGACCGCGCCGAATGCGCGCGCGCAGATCATCCTCCGTGCCGCTGCGCTGATCCGTACCCGCGTCGAGGAGATGGCGACGGCGATGGTCCTTGAGCAAGGCAAACCGCTCGATCAGGCCCGTCTTGAAGTCTTGCGGGGCTGCGAGATCATCGAATGGGACGCCACCGAAGGCATGCGCATCTATGGCCGCGTGATTCCAGCCGGTCCTCAACTGCAGCACACGGTGTATCGCCAGCCGATCGGCCCGGTTGCGGCATTCTCGCCGTGGAATTTTCCCATGAGCTCACCGGCTCGCAAGGTCGCCGGGGCGCTGGCGTCGGGCTGTTCGATCATCCTTAAAGCCTCGGAAGAGACGCCGGCCGGCGCGCTGCAACTGGTCCGCGCCTTCCACGATGCCGGCCTGCCCCCGGGCGTGCTCAATCTCGTCTTCGGCGACCCCGCGGAGATTTCCAGCTATCTGGTGCCGCATCCAGCGATCCGGCTGATCACCTTCACCGGCTCGGTGCCGATCGGCAAACATCTCGCCGCGATGGCCGGCCAGCACATGAAGCCGGCGATCATGGAACTGGGCGGCCATGGTCCGGTGATCGTCTGCGACGATGCCGATCCCGTGACCACCGCAAAGGCGTCGGTGATTACCAAATCGCGCAATGCCGGCCAGGTCTGCGTCGCGCCGACGCGATTCTTCGTCCATGAAAAGCATTACGAGAGCTTTGCGCAGACCTTTGCCGAAGGCGCGGCGAGCTTGAAGATGGGCAATGGCATGGATCCCTCCACCCAGCTCGGGCCACTGGCGAACCCGCGCCGCATCGCGGCGATGGAGCATCTGGTCGCGGATGCCAGGCAGCGCGGCGCGCGTGTCCTCGCCGGCGGCGAGCGCGTCGGCAATCGCGGCTACTTCTATCCGCTCACGGTTCTGGCTGACGTGCCGGACGATGCGCTGGCCATGACCAATGAACCGTTCGGGCCGCTCGCGCTGATCAATCCAGTGCGTGATCTCGACGAGGCGATCGCGAAAGCCAATGCCCTGCCGTTCGGCCTTGCGGCTTACGCCTTCACGACATCGGCGAGCAATGTGCAGCGCCTGTCCGAGGATGTCGAAACCGGCAACCTCACCATCAACCACTTCGTCGCCTCGACAGCGGAAACCCCGTTCGGCGGCGTCAAGGACAGCGGCTACGGTCGCGAAGGCGGTATTGAGGGTCTCGGTTGCTACACCGTCACCAAGAATGTCTCGCACAAGTTTGCATGA
- a CDS encoding Bug family tripartite tricarboxylate transporter substrate binding protein produces MTADKMDKRSPTRRSVVAAALLAIGATAVAPSARASDSYPTKMIRLLVPFPAGSATDVEARFLADKVGAVLGQKILVDNKPGANANIGAAEVARAPGDGYTLYLATNSTHSANVHLYNKMPFDPVADFTPIARLTRNPLVMVVAKDFPASDLKTFIAYAKANPGKLSYGSGNTGSMAAAQLVKSMAGIDAVRVSYPGTPQAITDLLGGRIEFVITDVAVTREFINQGSLRALGVTTLAKVASLPEVPPMAEVGLPGYDFAAWSGLFGPKNVPADVVEKLNKAFLQVMATDEAEKFFAGIGLEPDTSTPQGLADHVTKQTELWGRIIKESGLEKSDDDVAAAFARLPALLDGDAALIQRGRFLDVDCLLGSTEQAFHVAIHAGRIVDMAPAPVLMRSWTFGYRATPAAWTAFWQPMPKAGWHDLLSLTKRGVATLDGDIRPFMTNLQYFKDLLALPRGTGGAA; encoded by the coding sequence ATGACAGCGGACAAGATGGATAAGCGGTCGCCGACGCGGCGCTCGGTTGTAGCAGCGGCACTGCTGGCCATCGGTGCGACGGCTGTCGCGCCGTCGGCACGCGCATCCGACAGCTATCCGACCAAGATGATCCGACTGCTGGTGCCGTTTCCGGCGGGCAGCGCCACCGATGTGGAAGCACGCTTTCTTGCCGATAAGGTCGGCGCGGTGCTCGGCCAGAAAATCCTCGTCGACAACAAGCCGGGCGCCAACGCCAATATCGGCGCCGCGGAAGTCGCACGCGCGCCCGGCGACGGCTACACGCTCTATCTTGCGACCAACTCGACGCATTCGGCCAATGTGCATCTCTACAACAAGATGCCGTTCGACCCGGTGGCCGACTTCACGCCGATCGCGCGCCTGACGCGCAATCCGCTGGTCATGGTCGTGGCGAAGGATTTCCCGGCGAGCGACCTCAAGACGTTCATCGCCTATGCCAAGGCCAACCCCGGCAAGCTGAGCTACGGCTCGGGCAATACCGGCAGCATGGCGGCGGCGCAGCTCGTCAAGTCGATGGCGGGCATTGACGCCGTGCGCGTTTCCTATCCGGGCACGCCGCAAGCCATCACCGATCTGCTCGGCGGCCGCATCGAATTCGTCATCACCGACGTGGCGGTGACCCGCGAATTCATCAACCAGGGCAGCCTGCGTGCACTCGGCGTCACGACTCTTGCCAAGGTTGCCTCGCTGCCCGAGGTGCCACCGATGGCCGAGGTCGGTCTGCCCGGCTACGACTTTGCCGCGTGGAGCGGCTTGTTCGGACCGAAGAACGTCCCGGCCGACGTCGTCGAAAAGCTCAACAAGGCTTTCCTCCAGGTGATGGCCACCGATGAGGCCGAGAAGTTCTTTGCCGGTATCGGCCTCGAGCCCGATACCAGCACGCCGCAAGGCCTTGCCGATCACGTCACCAAGCAGACCGAGCTATGGGGCCGCATCATCAAGGAATCCGGCCTTGAAAAATCTGACGACGACGTGGCCGCGGCCTTCGCGCGGCTTCCGGCCCTGCTCGACGGCGACGCCGCGCTGATCCAGCGCGGGCGTTTCCTCGATGTCGATTGTCTGCTCGGATCGACCGAGCAGGCGTTTCACGTCGCTATCCACGCCGGGCGCATCGTCGACATGGCGCCGGCGCCAGTGTTGATGCGCTCCTGGACGTTCGGCTACCGGGCCACGCCCGCGGCATGGACCGCGTTCTGGCAACCGATGCCGAAGGCCGGATGGCACGATCTGCTTTCGCTGACCAAGCGCGGTGTGGCCACGCTCGACGGCGATATCCGACCTTTCATGACCAACCTGCAATATTTCAAGGACCTGTTGGCTCTGCCGCGCGGGACGGGAGGCGCGGCATGA
- a CDS encoding alpha/beta fold hydrolase: protein MTAYIEPMIGRYVHVDIDGITHRIYFEEAGQGIPLVCLHTAGSDGRQWRYLLADPEFTKHYRIIAFDMPWHGKSNPPEAWDGSEYQLTTARYTDTIRAFCAALALDRPVVMGCSIGGRIVLNLAIDHASEFSALIGLEAADFQAPWYDTAWLNRPDIHGGEVCAALVSGLVAPQSPAAARMETLWAYKQGGPGVFKGDLYFYRVDGDLRGRTNAIDTKICPLYLLTGEYDFSCMPEDTVRTAESIDGADVTIMEQLGHFPMSENPVQFRRYIAPVLAEILQQKAT, encoded by the coding sequence ATGACAGCTTACATTGAGCCGATGATCGGCCGCTACGTGCATGTCGATATCGACGGCATCACTCACCGAATCTATTTCGAGGAAGCCGGGCAGGGTATTCCGCTCGTCTGCCTGCACACCGCGGGCTCCGACGGGCGGCAGTGGCGCTATCTGCTCGCCGATCCCGAATTTACCAAACACTATCGAATCATCGCCTTCGACATGCCCTGGCACGGCAAGTCGAATCCGCCTGAGGCATGGGATGGCAGTGAATATCAGCTGACCACGGCGCGCTACACCGACACCATTCGTGCATTCTGCGCCGCGCTGGCGCTCGACAGACCGGTGGTCATGGGATGCTCGATCGGCGGCCGCATTGTGCTTAATCTCGCCATCGATCATGCCAGCGAATTCAGCGCGCTGATCGGTCTGGAAGCCGCGGATTTCCAGGCGCCGTGGTACGACACCGCCTGGCTGAACCGTCCGGACATTCACGGCGGCGAGGTTTGCGCGGCGCTGGTCTCCGGCCTGGTCGCGCCGCAAAGTCCGGCGGCGGCCCGGATGGAAACGCTGTGGGCCTACAAACAGGGCGGCCCCGGCGTGTTCAAGGGCGATCTTTATTTCTATCGCGTCGATGGCGACCTGCGCGGCCGCACCAACGCGATCGATACGAAGATCTGTCCGTTGTATCTGCTCACCGGCGAATACGATTTCTCCTGCATGCCGGAGGATACCGTGCGCACGGCCGAAAGCATTGACGGCGCGGACGTGACCATCATGGAGCAACTCGGCCATTTCCCGATGAGCGAAAATCCCGTGCAGTTCAGGCGCTACATCGCGCCGGTCCTCGCAGAGATCCTACAACAAAAAGCAACCTGA